The Aphis gossypii isolate Hap1 chromosome 3, ASM2018417v2, whole genome shotgun sequence genome includes a region encoding these proteins:
- the LOC114118932 gene encoding LOW QUALITY PROTEIN: metacaspase-3-like (The sequence of the model RefSeq protein was modified relative to this genomic sequence to represent the inferred CDS: deleted 2 bases in 1 codon; substituted 1 base at 1 genomic stop codon), with amino-acid sequence MDTTMKETSEETSNNNQPNASSTEDYSGVFNDGIDEPNVPRSIISTNFSEKAFDAIIHHIKTENCSLFDEECSDSEDTISIISEPVDTKNINQPLVNMWCNVASTSGEKHVNISESNSQVLSDTKLVKELVDSKITSKCTRLTSTAIMKLSSKPLSHVCLQNCLWCKKLFRVLDSPYHISQIRSIDKQNEFLKIEPTLTIDSCLCDFCWKFLEKSYKSNMAEKKTGDLSFLHKRARLLERYPKKSSSKNKSQSRRCSMHYCSKPHVHKVSVEQYNTITQLLSTFEFYNFVFVPSRKTSPELLKFPFCLCNNDLAIIVTITSCQICGDNLQEPFNTDDWLMYERWNWKLITNKMPLLLKAGMFLCVTCKISLSTESGAFPAIVLPKLLENINSMKQLRLKIYGPPPYNLYNICQEPTYCIAPPIVVPNMMKQQRVRSEIKVMFSDPLITANFHYEYDDDDDDKNNTDTFITSTKLCVPKLEPIDEGLNSVKLEEGYVQASMANEDPNVSGIEITNSLIKSVDIKTEYIPDQNSSENMCEDNYFTDSMTNYVVTTSIDDNKDLLHSHIKNEMSTNENINQYPGIANVNSLQNQYHVDNLKIEENGSEIIDEYSHQVGNGHNEIENYQSESEISDVNSQQDVCNVAQYKNNTNLMVNNQCMNIINTINETKYLNESDNSVYSNIAAVEPPKAIELLKRKRTISNRGVKKQRLNEINSSYDNSSISDNTISNINIAHPNTSTNIAHPSTSTNIANQSTSTNIANQSTSTNIAHPSTSTNIAPHPSTSTNIANPSTSTNIANQSTSTNIAHPSTSTNNVQNLPSNLNEIFTMSPSAIWIADMPTLDINHASTSTNNVQNLQVIXKIFTMSPSDYWIANVPTLDINHARSSEQNCCGYPRISSESITLSDSEYIEPNTDVSLDCEVFSDTDSEFSSFTPNINSPETDFIIVSDENDLDSDDDDIVDTEDLNNDIVDTEDLNNDIVDTEDLNNDIVDTEDLNNDIVDTEDLNNDIVDTEDLNNDIVDTEDLNNDIVDTEDLNNDIVDTEDLNNDIVNTENLNNDIVNTEDLNNDIVNTEDLNNDIVNTEDLNNDIVDTEDLNDDIVNTEDLNNDIVDTENLNNDIVDTEEFNNDIVDTDDFETAISENILNTTNRLNQLKEINWTIVDDVKKSEHVIEESHGKVELPSGDEESHCIMISENRSNIINSLIVSDNEIEQSSGDEESQTMDISENENNIIDSMVISYDETKISDIIPMLNRNNVINSQALQPLSINNSRNKSGFFEFPYLQLTGNNSFNDFSPDVLPDELHEYFEDICEGIRFFMNNVEDQSFKNLCSVIGNETEMLLYLMENLRMLYRGELILSDTACPSDQNYYTEQMETLYNHYGVPELNINASKPFIHSSSRLHQYSKRLSPTVEPLKITDITFTSTSVQNSSNVSYTPPKDTATDISVSKITNRYTPYKAKKSFPLMNPLSNSRNIVSRSSKTRTPCTKLLLSNVIPYSPNDKSTSSTPHQTQIKVQLPFAVQKRKRDNTKVFYCPKILPPPPPAIPIPNAMRSSIMQTKPPVSLQKNQHSINY; translated from the exons atggaCACTACAATGAAAGAAACATCCGAGGAAACATCTAACAATAATCAGCCCAATGCTAGTTCAACTGAAGATTACTCGGGAGTATTTAATGATGGTATTGATGAGCCAAATGTACCTCGTTCAATAATCAGTACAAATTTTAGTGAAAAGGCTTTTGATGCCATTATACATCATATCAAGACAGAAAATTGTTCACTTTTTGATGAAGAATGTAGTGATTCAGAAGATACTATCAGTATAATTTCTGAACCAGttgatactaaaaatataaatcaaccaCTAGTAAATATGTGGTGTAATGTAGCTTCTACATCTGGTGAAAAACATGTAAATATTTCTGAATCAAATTCACAG gtactctCAGATACGAAATTAGTCAAGGAATTAGTTGACA GTAAAATTACAAGTAAGTGTACAAGATTAACTTCAACGGCCATCAT GAAATTATCATCTAAACCATTATCACATGTTTGTCTACAAAATTGCTTATGGTGTAAGAAACTTTTTCGTGTACTTGACAGTCCTTATCATATTAGTCAGATTCGAAGCATTGACAAgcaaaatgaatttttaaaaa ttGAACCAACGCTAACTATTGATTCATGCCTTTGTGATTTTTGTTGGAAATTTCTGGAAAAAAGTTACAAATCCAATAtggctgaaaaaaaaactggcgatctttcttttttacataaaaggGCTAGACTATTAGAACGATATCCTAAAAAATcttcatcaaaaaataaatcacagtCCAGGCGATGTTCAATGCATTATTGCTCTAAACCTCATGTCCATAAAGTGTCTGTGgaacaatacaatacaatcacacaattattatcaacatttgaattttacaat tttgtttttgttCCTTCCCGGAAAACATCTCCAGAGTTATTGAAGTTTCCCTTTTGTCTTTGCAATAACGATTTAgccata ATTGTTACGATAACTTCATGTCAAATATGTGGTGACAATCTACAAGAACCTTTCAATACTGATGACTGGTTAATGTATGAAAGATGGAATTGGAAATTAATTACCAATAAAATGCCTTTACTGCTGAAAGCTGGTATGTTTCTATGTGTGACTTGTAAAATAAGTCTTTCTACAGAAAGTGGTGCTTTCCCAGCTATTGTATTGCCTAAATTACTGGAAAATATCAATTCAat GAAACAACtgcgtttaaaaatttatggacCACCGccatataacttatataatatatgtcaaGAACCAACATATTGTATTGCACCTCCCATTGTTGTTCCTAATATGATGAAACAACAACGTGTTCGTTCAGAAATAAAAGTCATGTTTTCTGATCCTTTGATAACTGCAAATTTTCATTATGaatatgatgatgatgatgatgataaaaataatacagatacatttataacaagCACTAAACTTTGTGTACCAAAATTAGAACCAATAGATGAAGGACTTAATTCTGTAAAACTTGAAGAAGGATATGTTCaggcatctatggctaatgaAGATCCTAATGTGAGTGGTATTGAAATAACTAACTCATTAATTAAGAGTGTTGATATAAAAACTGAATACATACCTGATCAAAATTCTTCAGAAAATATGTgtgaagataattattttactgataGTATGACAAATTATGTTGTAACTACCAGTATAGACGATAATAAAGACTTGTTACACTCACATATTAAAAACGAGATGTctacaaatgaaaatatcaatcAATATCCAGGAATTGCTAATGTTAATTCACTTCAAAATCAATATCATgttgacaatttaaaaattgaggaAAATGGGTCAGAGATTATTGATGAATATTCACACCAAGTTGGTAATGGACACaatgaaatagaaaattatcaaAGTGAGTCAGAAATTTCTGATGTTAATTCTCAACAAGATGTATGTAATGTTgctcaatataaaaataacacgaaTCTTATGGTAAATAATCAgtgtatgaatataataaatacaataaatgaaactaaatatttaaatgagtcTGACAACAGCGTGTATTCAAATATTGCAGCAGTAGAACCACCTAAAgcaatagaattattaaagaGAAAACGTACTATTTCAAATAGAGGTGTGAAGAAACAAAGACTGAATGAAATAAACAGTTCCTATGACAATAGTTCCATAAGTGATAATACTAtcagcaatataaatattgctcATCCGAATACAAGTACAAATATTGCTCATCCAAGTACAAGTACAAATATTGCTAATCAAAGTACAAGTACAAATATTGCTAATCAAAGTACAAGTACAAATATTGCTCATCCAAGTACAAGTACAAATATTGCTCCTCATCCAAGTACAAGTACAAATATTGCTAATCCAAGTACAAGTACAAATATTGCTAATCAAAGTACAAGTACAAATATTGCTCATCCAAGTACAAGTAcaaataatgttcaaaatcTCCCAagtaatttgaatgaaatatttacaatgtcACCAAGTGCAATATGGATTGCTGATATGCCAACACTTGATATAAATCATGCTAGTACAAGTAcaaataatgttcaaaatctccaagtaatttgaa aaatatttacaatgtcACCAAGTGATTACTGGATTGCTAATGTGCCAACACTTGATATAAATCATGCTCGCAGTTCGGAACAAAATTGTTGTGGATATCCTAGAATTTCATCAGAATCCATAACTTTATCAGACTCTGAATATATAGAACCTAATACTGATGTTTCATTGGATTGTGAAGTGTTTTCTGATACCGATAGTGAATTTTCTTCTTTTACTCCAAACATTAATTCACCGGAAacagattttataattgtttcagATGAAAATGATTTAGATTCTGATGATGATGACATAGTAGATACAGAAGATTTGAATAATGACATAGTAGATACAGAAGATTTGAATAATGACATAGTAGATACAGAAGATTTGAATAATGACATAGTAGATACAgaagatttaaataatgacataGTAGATACAGAAGATTTGAATAATGACATAGTAGATACAGAAGATTTGAATAATGACATAGTAGATACAGAAGATTTGAATAATGACATAGTAGATACAgaagatttaaataatgacataGTAGATACAGAAGATTTGAATAATGACATAGTAAATAcagaaaatttgaataatgacATAGTAAATACAGAAGATTTGAATAATGACATAGTAAATACAgaagatttaaataatgacataGTAAATACAgaagatttaaataatgacataGTAGATACAGAAGATTTGAATGATGACATAGTAAATACAgaagatttaaataatgacataGTAGATAcagaaaatttgaataatgacATAGTAGATACAGAAGAGTTTAATAATGACATAGTAGATACAGACGATTTTGAAACAGCAatatctgaaaatatattaaatacaactaaCCGTTTAAACCaactaaaagaaataaattggACAATTGTGGATGATGTAAAAAAGTCTGAACATGTAATTGAAGAATCCCATGGTAAAGTTGAACTACCTTCTGGTGATGAGGAATCTCACTGTATAATGATATCTGAGAATaggagtaatataataaacagtttGATTGTATCTGATAATGAAATTGAACAATCGTCTGGTGACGAGGAATCGCAAACTATGGATATATCTgagaatgaaaataatataatagacagtATGGTTATATCTTATgatgaaactaaaatatcagATATTATACCAATGTTGAAcagaaataatgtaataaattctcAAGCTTTACAACCGTtgagtattaataattcaagaaATAAATCTGgtttttttgaatttcctTATTTACAACTAACAggcaataatagttttaatgatttttcacCTGATGTTTTACCTGATGAGTTACATGAATATTTTGAGGACATTTGTGAAggtataagattttttatgaataatgttGAAGATCaatcgtttaaaaatttatgttcCGTAATAGGCAATGAAACAGAAATGCTTCTGTATCTGATGGAAAACTTAAGAATGCTTTACAGAGGAGAATTAATTCTTTCTGATACAGCCTGCCCCTCtgatcaaaattattacactgAACAAATGGAAACTTTATACAATCATTATGGTGTCCctgaattgaatattaatgccTCAAAGCCATTCATACATTCATCATCACGCTTACATCAGTATAGCAAACGATTATCGCCTACTGTGGAACCTCTTAAAATCACGGATATTACATTTACTAGTACATCGGTCCAGAATTCTTCAAATGTTTCATATACCCCGCCAAAAGATACTGCAACAGACATAAGTGtatctaaaataacaaatagatACACACCCTACAAAGCTAAAAAATCATTTCCTTTAATGAATCCATTATCTAATTCAAGAAATATTGTGTCTAGATCTTCAAAAACCCGCACACCATGCACAAagctattattatctaatgtaATCCCCTACTCACCAAATGATAAATCGACATCTTCAACTCCACATCAAACTCAAATTAAAGTCCAATTACCATTTGCTGTTCAAAAAAGAAAACGTGATAACACtaaagttttttattgtcCTAAAATTCTTCCGCCACCACCACCAGCTATTCCAATACCAAATGCAATGAGGTCATCAATTATGCAAACAAAACCTCCAGTTTCCTTGCAAAAAAACCAAcacagtataaattattaa